The following are from one region of the Arachis duranensis cultivar V14167 chromosome 10, aradu.V14167.gnm2.J7QH, whole genome shotgun sequence genome:
- the LOC107470696 gene encoding uncharacterized protein LOC107470696 yields the protein MLEPTKNSWSGKGVSIVSDGWSDLQRRPLLNFMAVTESGPMFLKVVDCSDEIKDKDYVAKQIRDVIREVGLSNVVQIVTDNASICKAAGLLIETRFPFVYWTPCIVHTLNLALKDIRAAKNTEKNNFVYQKCSWITQIVEDASFIKNFIVSHHMRLSIFNEFNTLKLLNVATTRFASTIVMLKRFRLLKQGLKKMVISEKRSSYKEDNIGKVEFVTEKILSENWWQKIDYIIAFTNSIYDVLRSTDTDAPTLHLVHEMWDSMIKKVKSAIYLYERKDEQESSSFYNVVHSILVQRWTKSSTSLHCLAHSLNPRYYSHQWLREDPTRVSPHQDIQITNERVKCLKRYFPDEEERRKVNIKFTSFSGGRGVFDDYDSLNDRGIVNAKSWWLIHGGKAKFLQPIALRLLGQPSSSSCCERNWSTYSFIHSLKRIKLKPKRAENLVFVHTNLLSRKTSQYNKGETMMWNIVGEE from the exons ATGTTAGAACCTACTAAGAATTCATGGAGTGGAAAAGGAGTGAGCATTGTAAGTGATGGATGGAGTGATCTCCAAAGGAGGCCTCTTCTTAATTTTATGGCTGTAACTGAAAGTGGGCCTATGTTTTTGAAAGTTGTAGATTGTTCAGATGAGATCAAAGACAAGGATTATGTTGCAAAGCAAATAAGAGATGTGATAAGAGAAGTCGGTCTCTCAAATGTAGTGCAGATTGTGACTGATAATGCGTCGATTTGTAAAGCGGCTGGTTTATTGATTGAAACTAGATTTCCATTTGTTTATTGGACTCCTTGTATTGTTCATACTCTCAACCTTGCTTTAAAGGACATTCGTGCAGCTAAGAATACAGAGAAGAATAATTTTGTTTATCAAAAATGCTCATGGATTACTCAAATTGTTGAAGATgcttcttttataaaaaatttcattgttAGTCATCATATGAGGTTATCTATTTTCAATGAATTTAATACATTGAAGTTGCTTAATGTTGCTACTACTCGATTTGCTTCTACTATTGTGATGCTCAAAAGATTTAGGTTGTTAAAGCAAGGCCTCAAAAAGATGGTTATAAGTGAGAAGCGGTCTTCATACAAGGAAGATAATATTGGCAAAGTTGAGTTTGTTACAGAAAAGATTTTAAGTGAAAATTGGTGGcaaaaaattgattatattattGCTTTCACAAATTCTATTTATGATGTTTTAAGAAGTACAGACACGGATGCACCTACTCTTCATTTGGTCCATGAGATGTGGGATTCAATGATCAAgaaagtaaaaagtgctatataTCTCtatgaaagaaaagatgaacaaGAGTCATCATCCTTCTACAATGTTGTGCACTCAATATTAGTTCAAAGATGGACAAAAAGTAGCACATCTCTTCATTGTTTAGCACATTCATTGAATCCGAG GTATTATAGCCACCAATGGTTGAGAGAAGATCCTACACGAGTTTCTCCTCATCAAGATATTCAGATCACTAATGAGAGAGTTAAATGCTTGAAGAGGTATTTTCCTGatgaagaagagaggagaaaggTAAACATTAAATTTACAAGTTTTTCTGGTGGTAGAGGTGTCTTTGATGATTATGACTCTTTGAATGATAGAGGCATAGTTAATGCAAAGTCTTGGTGGCTAATTCATGGTGGTAAAGCAAAATTTCTTCAACCAATTGCTCTTAGGCTACTAGGGCaaccatcttcatcttcttgttGTGAAAGGAATTGGAGCACATATTCTTTTATCCATTCCCTAAAAAGAATCAAGTTAAAGCCTAAACGTGCAGAAAATTTAGTATTTGTGCACACTAATCTTCTTTCAAGAAAAACTTCACAATACAATAAAGGAGAAACTATGATGTGGAATATTGTTGGAGAAGAGTGA
- the LOC107470749 gene encoding uncharacterized protein LOC107470749, whose amino-acid sequence MSTKKVTRVDDEGQSKMPGKKITNNKDNSINEGEGQIKMPMEKFKEENHIVKMKSNIHEGQSGKKPTRKKVPMKKSKVKDEKAKMNINGGDGQSKKLTDKKMPMKKSNEEDANEEEHKIESLIPAMTLDEFFKKYGISLDENDEEYEYDYDDHNPSVGDSSNSQHGTKKKVCGPTQLKHIHAMERQIELTWYNGKPIGPTKTQVQLFSQFLGTIARNSNLVMLLYTNWQAVSNETKTSMLDYAKVISDKNRENRSKQKWNHRMGPISFELVRDELRATKEDNEDPSQADMFVVTRTNKKGETDSGTQETTQEDMM is encoded by the exons ATGTCAACAAAGAAAGTGACAAGAGTTGACGATGAAGGGCAAAGCAAAATGCCAGGCAAGAAGATAACAAACAACAAAGACAACTCAATTAATGAAGGTGAGGGTCAAATCAAGATGCCAATGgagaaattcaaagaagaaaatCATATAGTCAAGATGAAATCCAATATACATGAGGGTCAAAGTGGGAAGAAGCCAACTAGAAAGAAGGTGCCAATGAAGAAATCAAAGGTGAAAGATGAAAAAGCCAAGATGAACATCAATGGCGGTGATGGTCAAAGCAAGAAGCTGACCGATAAGAAAATGCCAATGAAGAAATCAAATGAAGAAGATGCCAACGAAGAAGAACACAAGATCGAGTCTCTTATCCCAGCTATGACTTTAGATGAATTCTTCAAAAAATATGGGATATCATTGGATGAAAACGATGAAGAATATGAATATGATTATGATGATCACAATCCAAGTGTTGGGGATAGTAGTAACAGTCAACACG GtaccaaaaaaaaagtttgtgGTCCCACCCAACTCAAGCATATTCATGCTATGGAGAGACAAATAGAGTTAACATGGTACAACGGCAAACCCATAGGCCCAACAAAGACACAGGTTCAATTGTTTAGTCAGTTCTTGGGTACAATTGCAAGAAACTCTAATTTAGTCATGTTATTATATACTAATTGGCAAGCTGTGTCCAATGAGACTAAAACTTCAATGTTGGATTATGCAAAG GTTATTTCTGACAAAAATCGTGAAAACAGATCCAAGCAAAAATGGAATCATCGAATGGGTCCAATTAGTTTTGAATTAGTACGCGATGAATTG CGTGCAACGAAGGAGGACAATGAAGATCCATCACAAGCTGATATGTTTGTTGTAACTCGTACAAATAAAAAAGGAGAGACTGATTCGGGAACACAAGAGACAACT CAAGAAGACATGATGTGA